The Chloroflexota bacterium genomic interval CAAGCGCACCGCCCGCTCTCGCACCTCCGCTGGATACCGTCCCGGTCGTGTCATGGCTTCCTCCTCTCAAGGATAATAGCCTCCACTTTTCCCGGGGCGGTTCACTCACTGGCATGCGAAGAAGTGAGTTGTGTGGCCTCCGGTGGGGCAATGTGGATGTCTTGGGTGCGACCCTATCGGTAGTTGAGGCCCTTCACATTGTCAAAGGAGGGATGACAATCACTGAACCTCCGAAGTCAAAGAGAGGCAAGCGAAATATCGCTCTTGGCCCTCAGGCCGCCCTCTTGCTCCAAAAACATCGGGAGAGCGAAGCGGCTAGAGCAACCTTCATGGGTAGGATTCTGACAGACCACGACTACGTGTTTGCTCGGCCCGATGGACGCCCATTGTCGCCTGATACGTTTACTCACGCGTTCAAAGGCATATGTGACCGACTAGGCATCAAAGCGCACTTGCACATGAGTCGTCATACACACGCTTCTCTGATGCTAAAGGCGGGCGTACATCCCAAGGTTGTCAGTGAACGCTTGGGCCATTCAAACATTGGGATTACCTTGGACACGTACAGTCACGTAACCCCAGGTCTGCAAGCGGCGGCGGCAGAGCGGCTAGATGACATAATCGGTGGCAATCCATCGGCGGAGAACAAAGACGACCTTGTTAGCAAATCTGTTAGCAAATGAGAATTATGCCCTCGACCGATGTCGATGCGGGGGAACCTAGTTGGATACGTTGCACATCTGTGAAAAAGGTGGCGGAGAGAGTGGGATTCGAACCCACGGTGACCCGAAGGCCACAACAGTTTTCAAGACTGTCGCAATAGTCCGCTCTGCCATCTCTCCATCTGGGCCATTCTCATTGTAATGAGAGCAGGAAAACTGTCCAACTCCCAAGGGCGCGTCGTCCGCTTGGGCTATGAGGGCCAGCCCAGCCTTGGCTTGGTGCCAGCATCCCTAGTCGTCCAGGTTCGTTGACAGTAATTTGACTGTAAACCGCCATGTGGAGTAGCCGGACCCAGGCAGGTCGGCAATACCAAAGAGTTCCGGGGGTGGACATATGCAAGTGTCATCTACGGCAGGAGTAAGCAGGGTTAGTGGAACTCAAGCGATTGCCACTCGGCGCAATATCCCGATGATTTTGCTCGTGGATCATGAGGGAGACTCCCTTTGCGACCCGGAGATGCGAGGCGGATGTGTGGGATGTCTTGCGAAGTCCGATCCGCAATGTCTTGGGCGGTCAAGTGGGGATATGGGGAAGAATTGAGGCTCTTGCGGGAACCTGGACCATCTCTCCGCGGACCGGGACTACCGAGGTGACACAGGAATCGTATCGAACCCGGTGTAGGGGCGCAAGGCCTTCGGCACCGTCACGGAGCCGTCCCCCTCCTGGTAGGTCTCCAGGATG includes:
- a CDS encoding site-specific integrase is translated as SAPPALAPPLDTVPVVSWLPPLKDNSLHFSRGGSLTGMRRSELCGLRWGNVDVLGATLSVVEALHIVKGGMTITEPPKSKRGKRNIALGPQAALLLQKHRESEAARATFMGRILTDHDYVFARPDGRPLSPDTFTHAFKGICDRLGIKAHLHMSRHTHASLMLKAGVHPKVVSERLGHSNIGITLDTYSHVTPGLQAAAAERLDDIIGGNPSAENKDDLVSKSVSK